In Procambarus clarkii isolate CNS0578487 chromosome 58, FALCON_Pclarkii_2.0, whole genome shotgun sequence, one genomic interval encodes:
- the LOC123767907 gene encoding collagen alpha-3(IX) chain produces MAGLVWVTEAVVLLLLLLLAPPPPAAGAGRRVGGLRHPGPPPLAPSPRPHHPGITGVTNETTRADLEQLDNLLAELQPWTIKEASKRQYPYQQQTCPYGHGSPYCMPGACPAQCPAQPACPLPQPCPPLVCPPQRPCPPLACPTQRPCPPLVCPPQRPCPAPVCPPQQPCPPVVCPPSPPIPPCPTCPSITPCDPCIDVKCPSGPKGFPGPPGPPCSGLPGPPGLPGQGLPGPRGIPGPPGKCDTSCPSYPVPTDCGNNELYMTIIALVAGRGCCERDCHEEPQECPWDISILMSKYLVVKEKIDLISKLNTRIDLLVAAILRMRVSLDRAYDMVGDPGSPGEEGDHGDRGDKGPTGEPGQCPEETCLVGPAGKPGPAGEPGEQGPKGECCHGTRGPRGHKGPPGKSTPGLPGLPGLRGDKGDPGRASWSYGADVFLNLGVQQEITALSG; encoded by the exons atggcgggtcttgtgtgggtgacagaggcagttgtgctgctgctgctgctgctgttggctcCGCCGCCGCCCGCTGCTGGTGCCGGCAGACGTGTGGGCGGCCTCCGCCACCCTGGACCCCCGCCCCTGGCGCCCtcgccacgcccacaccaccctgGAATCACTG GTGTCACCAACGAGACAACGCGTGCTGACCTGGAGCAGCTGGATAACCTGTTAGCTGAGCTGCAGCCCTGGACCATCAAGGAGGCGTCGAAGCGCCAGTACCCGTACCAACAACAGACGTGTCCCTATGGTCATGGGTCTCCTTACTGTATGCCTGGTGCTTGTCCAGCCCAGTGCCCTGCCCAGCCCGCTTGCCCACTACCGCAGCCCTGTCCTCCTCTTGTTTGCCCTCCACAACGGCCCTGTCCTCCTCTTGCTTGCCCTACACAACGGCCCTGTCCTCCTCTTGTTTGCCCTCCACAACGGCCCTGTCCTGCTCCTGTTTGTCCTCCACAACAGCCTTGCCCCCCTGTTGTTTGCCCTCCATCACCACCGATTCCACCTTGCCCAACATGTCCGAGTATTACTCCGTGTGATCCCTGTATAGACGTCAAGTGCCCATCTGGCCCAAAAGGTTTTCCTGGTCCTCCTGGCCCACCATGTTCAGGATTACCAGGGCCTCCAGGACTCCCTGGGCAAGGTCTCCCTGGGCCTCGGGGAATACCAGGTCCGCCGGGTAAATGTGACACCAGCTGTCCCTCTTACCCAGTACCAACAGACTGTGGTAACAACGAACTATACATGACTATAATCGCTCTCGTCGCTGGTAGAGGCTGCTGTGAGCGTGACTGTCAC GAAGAACCACAGGAATGCCCATGGGACATCTCTATCCTGATGTCCAAGTACCTAGTGGTGAAGGAGAAGATTGATCTCATCTCCAAACTAAACACCAGAATCGACTTGCTGGTAGCTGCTATACTCCGTATGCGTGTCAGTCTTGACAGAG CTTATGACATGGTGGGTGACCCAGGGAGTCCCGGAGAGGAAGGTGATCATGGAGACAGGGGAGACAAAGGTCCTACAGGTGAACCTGGACAATGCCCTGAAGAGACTTGTCTTGTTGGACCAGCAGGCAAGCCTGGCCCGGCAGGTGAGCCAGGAGAGCAGGGACCCAAGGGCGAGTGCTGTCATGGTACACGGGGTCCTCGAGGACACAAAGGACCACCTGGGAAGAGCACTCCAGGTCTTCCAGGACTACCAGGACTCAGGGGTGACAAGGGAGATCCAGGTCGAGCTTCCTGGAGCTATGGAGCAGATGTATTTTTAAACTTAGGTGTGCAGCAAGAGATTACAGCTCtgtctggatga